One Ahaetulla prasina isolate Xishuangbanna chromosome 10, ASM2864084v1, whole genome shotgun sequence genomic region harbors:
- the LOC131204658 gene encoding serine protease harobin-like, protein MALIRVLASLLTLRLSYESAYDEIRRSSWGSSTVNITPKVLPFIDEIVGGTQCYGSEHPFLVYLYNSKGFFCSGTLLNHEWVLTAAHCNRENIQIKLGVHNIHVHYEDEQIRVPKEKLCCLSTNNCTILNQDIMLIRLNSSVNNSTHIAPLSLPSNPPSVGSFCHVMGWGTITSPEATYPDVPHCVNINILDNEVCQAAYPFLSGNSNTLCAGKLEGGKDSCKGDSGGPLICNGQIQGIVSWGGFPCAQVLEPGVYTKVSDYIDWIQGIIAGNASVICP, encoded by the exons ATGGCACTGATCAGAGTGCTAGCAAGCCTTCTGACCCTACGGCTTTCTTACG AGTCTGCCTATGACGAAATCCGAAGAAGCAGCTGGGGCAGCAGTACAGTAAACATCACTCCCAAAG TACTACCCTTTATTGATGAAATCGTTGGAGGTACTCAATGTTATGGAAGTGAACATCCTTTCCTTGTATACTTGTATAACTCTAAAGGGTTTTTCTGCTCTGGGACCTTGCTCAACCACGAGTGGGTGCTCACCGCTGCCCACTGCAACAG AGAAAATATCCAGATAAAGCTTGGTGTGCATAACATTCACGTACACTATGAGGATGAGCAGATAAGAGTCCCGAAGGAAAAATTGTGTTGTCTCAGTACCAATAATTGTACCATATTGAACCAGGACATCATGTTAATCAGGCTGAACAGTTCTGTGAACAATAGTACGCACATCGCACCTCTCAGCTTGCCCTCCAACCCTCCCAGTGTGGGTTCATTTTGCCATGTTATGGGCTGGGGCACAATCACGTCTCCTGAAG cgacTTATCCTGACGTTCCTCATTGTGTTAATATTAACATACTCGATAATGAGGTGTGTCAAGCAGCTTACCCATTTTTATCAGGGAACAGCAACACATTGTGTGCAGGTAAACTGGAAGGAGGCAAAGATTCATGTAAG GGTGATTCTGGGGGACCCCTCATCTGTAATGGACAGATCCAAGGCATTGTATCTTGGGGGGGCTTTCCTTGTGCCCAAGTTCTTGAGCCTGGCGTCTACACCAAGGTCTCCGATTATATTGACTGGATCCAGGGCATTATTGCAGGCAATGCAAGCGTGATTTGCCCCTAg
- the LOC131204492 gene encoding snake venom serine protease-like — protein sequence MALIRVLANLVILLCLSYATTPLDRIIGGSECNESEHRSLVLLYNSAGLFCSGTLLNQEWVLTAAHCNRENIQIKLGVHNIHVHYEDEQIRVPKEKLCCLSTNNCTILNQDIMLIRLNSSVNNSTHIAPLSLPSRPPSVGSVCRIMGWGTITSPEVSYPEVPHCVNINILDNEVCQTAYPFLSGNILCAGELEGGKDSCKGDSGGPLICNGQIQGIVSWGGFPCAQVLEPGVYTKVFDYIDWIQGIIAGNASVICP from the exons ATGGCACTGATCAGAGTGCTAGCAAACCTTGTGATACTACTATGCCTTTCTTACG CAACAACCCCTCTTGATCGGATCATTGGAGGTTCTGAATGTAATGAAAGTGAACATCGTTCCCTTGTACTCTTGTATAACTCAGCAGGGTTGTTCTGCTCTGGGACCTTGCTCAACCAGGAATGGGTGCTCACCGCTGCACACTGCAACAG AGAAAATATCCAGATAAAGCTTGGTGTGCATAACATACACGTACACTATGAGGATGAGCAGATAAGGGTCCCGAAGGAAAAATTGTGTTGTCTCAGTACCAATAACTGCACCATATTGAACCAGGACATCATGTTGATCAGGCTGAACAGTTCTGTGAACAATAGTACGCACATCGCACCTCTCAGCTTGCCCTCCCGCCCTCCCAGTGTGGGCTCAGTTTGCCGTATTATGGGCTGGGGCACAATCACGTCTCCTGAAG tgtCTTATCCCGAAGTTCCTCATTGTGTTAACATTAACATACTGGATAATGAGGTGTGTCAAACAGCTTACCCATTTTTGTCAGGGAACATATTGTGTGCAGGTGAACTGGAAGGAGGCAAAGATTCATGTAAG GGTGATTCTGGGGGACCCCTCATCTGTAATGGACAGATCCAAGGCATTGTATCTTGGGGGGGCTTTCCTTGTGCCCAAGTTCTTGAGCCCGGCGTCTACACCAAGGTCTTCGATTATATTGACTGGATCCAGGGCATTATTGCAGGCAATGCAAGCGTGATTTGCCCCTAG
- the LOC131204491 gene encoding cytochrome c oxidase subunit 6B1, which translates to MSDAIRRNIENYKTAPFDSRFPNQNQTRGCWQNYLDFHRCEKAMNAKGSDPYVCQWYKKVYSSLCPSFWVDTWDECRENGSFPGKI; encoded by the exons ATGTCTGACGCCATAAGGCGCAATATAGAGAACTACAAAACAGCTCCGTTTGACAGTAGGTTCCCCAATCAAAATCAAACACGAGGCTGCTGGCAGAACTACCTTG ATTTCCATCGCTGTGAGAAAGCTATGAATGCCAAAGGCTCTGATCCCTATGTCTGCCAGTGGTATAAAAAAGTATACTCCTCCCTGTGCCCTTCTTTTTGG GTTGACACCTGGGATGAATGTCGGGAAAATGGCAGTTTTCCAGGCAAAATCTGA